CCTCGGTTCTTCGATTATCGGTGCGCTGTTGATTTTCGCTGGTTTCGATATTGTCGCGAGCAAGGTCGCTAGTATTGTGCTGGGCGTTTGTTTTCTGCTCACGCTCTGGTGGGCGCGGAGGGATTGGTTGACCATTGTTACGGTTTTGCTTGCGGTTGGCTTGTTGGTGGCTTGTTGGTTTATTGCGCATGGGGAGGCGTTGAGATGGGTGGTGGTAAGTGCACCTTCTTCCTGCATTTTGACGGCGCGGAACTAATGAGTTTAGCTCTTCATCGGCGTAATGTCAGCATTGTACAGTGTTTGGGATATCTGTGACGATCTCATCATTCGCAAGGTGAATACTTCTGATGCCAGCGTCTTCGCTGAGAGATATGGTGGCTCATCCCGGTGCTGGGGTATCATCTGGTCGTTCATCTCTTTGGCTTTCATGGCCGTGGGAATCATTGCTGGCATAGCTGCATTCCCGCAGTCTTTCAGCGAACAGCAGTCTGCTTCGGAGAAGTTTCTACCCACCCGGTGATCATGCTGGTTTGATGATGTTATGAAAAGTTTGTAGTTATGGATCATGTTTCGTCTCAATTCCTATACCAGCTCTGTTGACTATACATTAATCCAAAGTATAAATCAGCGAAGGCAATAATAGTACCTGATCGAGGACccttgtactccgtagagctCAAGCACCTGTGTATATGACATTTCTCAACCCTCACCATTCAATAGCCTGCATCTGACTGTTAAGACAATGGATCACGATCATCATGACAAACTACATGCCGCCAtaaccaccacaaccacctACACCAACCCAACCGGCACCCCGACAACCTTATCCCGAACATAATCCACAAACCCCTTCCCAAACCCATCCAACCGACTCGAACTACTAACTCCCCTCCCCAAAATCCCATAAATTACAAAATGCACAGCCCTAATCCCCTCAAACTCAACCCTCTCAATAAAGAACCCCTTCTTCCAGTCCTCCCCAATAAGCTCACGCATCCGCTCCCTCGTCATAAACGACCTTAACCACGGCCAGTGAGCCGGGTTCCTAGGGAAGAATCCGACGTTTAGGTTTCCGCCTTTGTCGCCGGAGCGGCCGAGAACAATGTCGCCTATACGGAGAGGTTTGGTTGGGCCGGTGAGTGGTTGGGGGTTTGTGGGGTTGTAGTTGTCGCGGGGGTAGGGGGAGCGGAGTATTGGGGGGGATGGCCGGTGGGGAAGGATTggatggtgttggtgttaGGGCTGGTGAAGTTGATTTTTTCGTGGATGGAAGATTGGCTGATGAGTGCTGGGTAGTAGGCGAGGAAGGGGCGGGGGATGGCAGTGCGGAAGTCCATTGATGAGTGAAAGCCTGTTGGTCAACTATGTCCGTATACGAAGATGTTGGACTAAAGCATACCAGAGAAGTGCTTCAAGGCGATATCTCTCATGACCTTCGACACTGACAGCACGGAGGTCTCGGAGCGAGAGGTGATGAATATACGAAGATAGGTGGTGCTCGCCGCCTGGGAAGCTGGGTTCTGTGCTGGGACTCCGATGCTGATACAGTCTCAGCAAGGGTATAAGAAATGGGGCAGAAAGGCGAGGTTACCGTTGGAATTCCAGTGTCTCGAGGTTGTTCTTCACGTTCTCTGTAAGGAAATGGCGGATCTGCTTCTCGAGAAGATCCCATTTCTTCGCTGTCGCGTATCCTGTTGCGTTGAGAAGGATCTGGGCTTCATATCCTCCGTGGTAGAAGACTGCGAGCTTCGTGGTtgaaggtggtggtgatcCTCGAATGCCAGATACATGCACCCTACTTTCTGTCAGCACCGGAGCAAAAACGAGAAACAGCATTCCTTACCTATCTTTGCCCGCATCCTCGACGACAATGTCACCAATATAGGCGCTCACATCACTGTTAAGGTACGTATTCCCCTGCAGCTCATACAAAAACTGGCAGCGAACCGTATCAACATTAACCATGCCCTGTGTATTAGAATGCTTAGTAACAACGCAAGTCCCATCTGCAGCAATCTCGGCGATAGGAAAGCCCGGCACAACAAGATCATCCAACGAATAGCTGTCGAAACCCGCGAAATTACCACCAGTCACATACGCGGAGCATTCAATCAAATGACCCGCGATAAGGGACCCTGCAAGCTGGTCATAATCCGTTTCGGACCAGTTATGCCAGAACCAAGCGGCAGCGATCACCGGGCTGGCATCAGCTACACGACCACAGATGATGATATCAGCTCCACGGCGCAAGCCGTCCACAATTCCGCGGGCACCTAGGTATGCATGTGCAGAAACCATGGGAACTGGTTTTGCATCAGGGTTGTTCAGAAAGGCATATGTCAGTTCGGACGGCACTGCAGATGAATTGCTGGAGTCCAGATGCTGGAGTTCCTCTTTAGTGGAAGGCATATTGGGTCCGACAAGAGGGTAAAGATCATCGCCGGATAAGTATGCGACGCGAAGATCGAGATTCTTCTCGTTGACCAGAAGCCGGGTTTTCCACGCAAGACCCTTGGGGTTCAGAGCACCGCCATTGATTATGACTCGGATATGCTTCTGCGCGATGACTTCGATTGTTTGTTGGAGGCCTTCCCAGGCAGTTTCTTCGTACCCGGGATGTGTCCCATCCCTCCATGCCTGGGCGTTGTTGGCCAGATTGACCTCTGCACAGCGTATCAGCAGCGCATATGCAAGTATCGGGATTGCGCAGATTCACCTGCGAGATAATCCCCGGTGATGAAATCGACGTCTCCCAACGTCGCCTGCCGGTACATTTCTTCTGCTGGGTCGCCTATTATACGTGATTAGCAAACATCGGACATGCGATGCGACATTGAAGACTACTCACCATGATAACCAGAGCAATTGGCCACTCTTACCGGCCGTGTGTTGTTAGTGCTAGACTGCGACATGTTCTGTGGTCCAATGCAGACTAAATGAAGAATCATTCGGTTACTTATACTGCGGGGACCGAGGTTTTTGCTCCATACAGGAAGGTCGGTATAGAATTGAGGGGAAACGATCCCCGCGGACCACGGAACATAAACTCCACGGGGACGTGGAAACGCATTCTCCGAACTAGTGTATACCTACAATTTTGCCCGTCTATAAGAGGGGGTTATAACTCGTTTACTCGATTAATTTTCATCAATTCCTGCTGATCCTTTGTTGATCAATATGCGCCGAGAAATGCACGAAACCGTCCCCGGAGACGAGATCTACGGCCCCGGAACCTTCATCGACAAAACCCCCCTACCAGTCCCCGAAGATGCTCGTCGGGTATTTGAACTCCTCGCCTTGGGAACACCCGGCTTTACAAAGGACAAAGCAGCATGGAACACCGTTCAATTTGAAGGTCGTCCGGATCCTATGATCCCAGGACCGATCAAAGCACCCGTCGTGGCGGCCGCTTTGCACGGTATGGCCGGTCTTGTGGCGAATGAGCTTCTCGAACTTCGCGATGGGAAACCTGTTACGGAAAACAATGTCAAGGTCGATACCGATCATGCGGGTATCTGGCTTGGGTCTGTGTTCACGACGTATATTAACGGGTCTGATCTCATGGCCCTGGGAGCATCGAAGAAAATGGACAACTTATTTGAGCAAGACTTCGAACACGGTTTTGGTAAGGGTATTTCCAGCCGGGCGACGGCAATCTATCAGACCAAAGACCCCCGCGTTTGGTACCAGTTACACGGGTCATTAGACGCGAACACGGCCCTTCGAACAATGGGTATCAACCCCGACGTCACCTTCGACACGCCCCAGGGGTACTACGACTACATCCAGGGACACGTCCGCCAATGGAGTCCCGATGAGCTCGAGATGCACAACGTACGTCACGGCCTCTGCGGAAGTATCTGTTACTCGCCGGAAGGGTGGAGGAAAACGGAGTTTGGGAAGCGGTTGGCAGAGCATCCGTTGGTGAATGTTTCTCAGGAGACATATACTAGCCCTACGCCACCTGTGCCGCTGTCGTTGCCTAGCGCTGATCGGAGACCGCTGGCGGGTGTCAAGGTGCTGGAGATGGTGCGCATTATCGCGGGTCCGCAGTGCGGGTGCATGCTTGCGTCTTACGGGGCGGATGTCATCAGAGTGAATTGCAGCAGACTTGCAGATCTCAACGTACGTCCCTCTCACCCCTCCCACGTTTTTAAGGGCTAACATTGTCAACAGGTACTGCAACTTACCCTCAACGCCGGAAAACGAACCATAGACCTCGACATCGCCAACTCTTCGGACATGTCTCGCCTTTTCGAGCTCGTCTCCGAAGCCGACATTTTCCTCCAAGGCTTCCGCCCTGGCACGCTCGACCGCAAAGGCCTCGGTCTTAAGAACATGCTCGAAATCGCCGCAAAACGCAATAAGGGCATGATCTACATTGACGAGAACTGCTACGGCCCCAATGGCCCGTTTCACGAACGTCCCGGATGGCAGCAGATTGGTGACGCTGCGTCGGGTAGTTCGTATGTTATGGGGAGGTCCCAGGGGTATAAGGAAGGGAAGAGTGTGTTGCCACCGCTGCCGATTTCTGATATGATAACTGGACTGGTTGGTGCGTTGGCGGGGATGATTGCTCTGAGAGAGAGGGCGGTTAAGGGCGGGTCGTACAAGGTTACCAGCTCGTTGGTTGCGGCTGATACGATTGCAttggagaaggaggttgGGTTGTATCCTCCTGAAGTTGTAAAGGAGACAAATGAGCGGTGCGGGTTCAAGGAAATCACGCCTGATCAGTATGTCTCGGAGGTCTTGGTCAATGTGGTTCTGGGATGGAAGAAGGGGCTTCCGGGGTACTTGGATGAGGATTCATCGTTGATGACAACCTTCGAGGAGGGGCCTTGGGGGAGGCAGACATTACTGAAACCGGTTGTGAGGCTTGGGGTTGAGGAGGCGACGCCGAAGTGGACGAGTCCCCCTGTGCCGCATTGTTATCATGATCGGGGTATCAGTTGGTTATAAATCGGCAACTGCTATCATGAATAATTCTGGATAAGGAATTCCATAATATATAAAAAATGATGAGCTCTTGTTCATACCGGGTTGCTATATTAATATACGTGTACGGTCATTCAGAAGTTAATAATATTCATTCTTTGTTCACATGCTATCAATTCGAATCCTGCCAGTTCCAAAACGGAGACATTGACCATTGCCAGTTCACAGCCAAGTCATCCAGAGCCCCAAAATCCGCGTTCTCAAAGGCTCCATTCGCAAGATTGCTCGCAGGACCGTCATTTATAAAGCCCGCTGTAGAAGCCGTAATATCCACATGGCTGCTTATATCCTTGCGCTTATCCCTACCGTTACTGTCATCTACGGATGTCTCCTGGGAATGACCAGTCTGGCCCCGTGTAAGAGCCCGCGCAGCAGCACTTTGTAAATCAGAGCATACACCCAGGATATAATCAACGTAAGTACCTGGCTCCCGGGACGATACATCGGAGAGAAAATCGACAGTCTCACGAACAGCGGAAAGATCTGCTTGGGCATGTTGGTGATTCCGGTATACCATTATATGTAGGGCTAGTGCCACTGAAGCTGTTGCGGGGAAGTAAAGCACGTTCCTGTTGACGCATTAGCTAGGGTCAATGGTTACTATAGGGGTAAAGACTTACCACTCATATGTAGATCCTAACAAGCAAATATAGCTCAGTAACTCGACAGCAGACCGTGCTGATTCAAGTGACTGCACAATAGTCGAATTAAtcccttctccagcacctcgGCTTGTGGATATCTCAGTCTGGCCCCTGAGCATGCACACCTGGTGCAGGTTGGCGTAGCAGAAATGGTATGCAAAGTGTAACCGTAGGAGATGCTGTAGGAAGTAGTCGGGTGCGACAACAACGAATGCGCGCTGAGGCTGCATGGGAAGAGGAATTGAGTCCTTCCATTCCTGGAGCGCTCTTTCACAGGCTTTGACTTCGCCTATTATATTCACTCGAAATTGTCGATGCACGGCTACCGTGTAGAGGCTTCTATAGAGACGCCGTTGGACCAGAGCAAACTGcgcaaggagaaggaaaaagttCATCTCAATCCCCTCGAGACAGATGATACCCTTTCTGTCATGAGGAACTTCAGCGGGTAAAGGTGTGTCATAATCCTCCAAATCTTGAATCGGCGGACGGCCAACTCGAAGGGAGATATCTGCATCTAAGATGAACGCAATCCAGTATGTCCTACGCCGTTGTTCGATTTGCGACGCCGTCAATCGTAAAGTGTTATTTCTGTGCAGCCCCATAGAATGCGACAAGCGCATCGCGGCAGCTGCAAGCATAAAGAGTGCTTGCGAATTTGGCGTGCCTTGGAAAAACAGAGCCAATCCTAGTATCCCCTGGACAGCTAGGAGGTCTGTATTGCGCATGAACAGCTCGACCACGGCATTCATTGCGTTGCGGACGTGTCCGAAGCATAATTGCCAGTTGTTGCTTGCGTCTGGAGATGCATGGGCTCTTTCTCTATACGAAAAGGCCAGGACGATGTTGAGCGACACCCACCACGAAGGGCTGTCGTCGGGGTTCCAGGAGAATTGTCTCTCGAGTAGGTTCTTGACGGATGACTCGTCAAATAGTGGGGTTGCTTGGTTGAAGGTTGCGAAAAATTCCTCTACCAGCTGAACTGCCGTTTGCTTGGATGGTAAAGGCTGGAAGATGCGCTGGTCGAACCCATCTTGTAACGTGCGAGGAATCCAGCTTGTCAGCTGCCATCGACTAGCATTCTGCTGTGTTGCTGTGCGCCATGCCGCTGTCCAGACCTTGCTTTCCTGTTCGTCAGCTTCACGAGCGGAAAAAGGTGCACAAAATCCGGAAGATGCTCCTAATTTGTGTCAGCTTTGGCAGCGGTCCTAAGATCCTGGCAAATTGAACCTACCGAAGAATCGCATTTTGCCATCATTAGACTCAACAACACTAGAGGCTTGATCAATTCCGTCGCCATCCGGACTAGAATCACCTTCTTCTAGCATCTGACCAAGTCCTTCACAGGTATTTCCTGTAGCATCATAACTATTACGTTCACGGCTAGTTATGGCGGTCGCAGCAGTACTTATTGAGGCCAGCTCCTGGGAATCTGCATTCTTTTGAGCTTCACGCCCCAAGCGGACCTGTTGCTGCAATTGCTGCTCCAAGCTCTTGACCCGGCGCTCTAGATCTTCGGTGTACGCTCTGCAAACAAGCTCGTTAGCTCTGACACCTTGAGAAATGAGCGGTAAGACATACGAGCTCGAGCGATTCGACTGCCTCACAGCGTCTTGGAAAGTACATGATAGGTTGAACGTAttacatgaagaacagataGGCCGTTTCCCATCGCACTTTACTTTCTTCCGCCGGCATGTATTACATGCCTTAGTGTATTAAATTAGGTTAGGGGAATGAAACACCGGCGGATAGCAACACCCACCTTAGCACGGCGGACTGTTTTATCGGACTGTGTCCCCATGGCTTTTGTAGAGCGTTGCTAATCTCTTGCGATTGCTGGTATGTGGTCAGATTTAACAACCGGACGCTCCTCGGTTCGGTTCGGGCAAAAAAGAAGTTGTGGATCCGCGGTTCCGAAAATGGAAAATGGTCAATTTATTTCAATTCATTCCATCAATACAAAAGCAATTCTCCCTGATGTTCCTTCTAGGCCTGTTCATCACGAGGGATCGGCCGGCGACAGAACTTCTTCCAGTCAATATTCTCCCGGAGTGGCGGTTCGAACACCAGTTGCTACGCATAGAACTGGTGTGCTAGACGCACCGGTGCTTGTCCACCGAGACGCTCAAAAGCCGGTTAAAACACCCCCTTTGTCGAGCGAAAAGAGTAAATCTTAGCCGGACGCTCGTCAATCTCTCCCATCAGGATGTGCTCGTCGATCAGTTCTCGTGCGCGAATGGTGATTCTGGGGTTTTGATTGATGTATCGATTGAACTATTTAAAGGGCATTCTTCTCGTCTTCGGTCTGCTGGTTAATGGTGATACTCTTGACGACGATCCGGCTAAGGGGCTCGGGGTTTGAGGGCTGCCATTGGATTTCGGCGGCAGTCCAAATATCGGACACATTGAGCATGACGATCTCGGGAGTTGATTTTTGATGTTTGGGGCACTGGAAAGGGGGTACATATCTTGCTTATGCCATTGCTGTTGAGGAGCATTTGAAATATGTGGTTTGAGTCTAGTTTTCAGGTTCCACACAGGATGGAAAGCGCAGTTTGGGGCATTGTGGGTGTTCAGGTAAAGAATCTGGTCATGGAGAAATCAGCAATGAGTCCATTTGCACGGCCAATCTGGGAAGGAGCATGGATTCATGGTTTTGGGGCCGGGTATGAAAAAgaaccaaaaagaaaaaaacgaGCCCCCTAATTCAACATCATTTTAGCATTCATTTCTTTCAAGCAACACTAAGAGGGCTGAGAGAATACTATGCTTTCCACCCCAATAGACGTGGGTGGTCTCATAGTACTCCTCAATGTAGTAGCAAAATGTCAGACAAATCGTCATGTCAGCACTCGACTGGTGCCAAAATTACTGCAATTACATGACAAGTCAGCTATACTCCAGGAACCGGATGAATAGAAGGGTCCTTACAACACGATGGAAGAATCGAAGGCCATCTCAGGCAGGAGTTCATTCTTGTAGTACTGTCTAACCTTACGGATTGCCAGGCGATGGTCGTGCGGGCGGTCGGCTACCTAGTCATTCAATACTTTGCCATATTCTTCACGAATCGAGCGCCAATCGCCATTCCTGGGGACTTCTGAGTTGGTGCTTTGACCTTCAAAATAATATGAATTTCTTTCTCGAAACGTAAATCGAATAAGGCAATTAATTCCTCATTTCCGAGCACTTGAGTGATcggtcgatgatgatgggtgGTGTTTACTACTTGCACATAGTAAGACATGATACTCAGTCTCTGGCACACAGCACATCCCTTATCTCTTCTTAAAGCTCTCCACCGCAGTCGTGTCAACGCCAATAGTAATGTACCCAATCATCCCCTTAGTGACATCCTCACCATCCACAGGCTCCACAGACACGACAGGATTGTATCCACCATCAAGACCCTGCGAGAAAACCGAGTCGACAGCGTTGGTAGTCCGATTGATTTCTGTGTGCGAGACGTAGGGTTCCAACGCCATGATCTTGCGCTCGAGTGCTTCATCGAAGTAGAGCTGGCCGGTGCTGATGGTGTCACCGTAGGCCATAGTGCCGTTTCCGCGGAG
The sequence above is a segment of the Aspergillus chevalieri M1 DNA, chromosome 6, nearly complete sequence genome. Coding sequences within it:
- a CDS encoding fungal specific transcription factor domain-containing protein (COG:K;~EggNog:ENOG410PGYQ;~InterPro:IPR007219;~PFAM:PF04082;~go_function: GO:0003677 - DNA binding [Evidence IEA];~go_function: GO:0008270 - zinc ion binding [Evidence IEA];~go_process: GO:0006351 - transcription, DNA-templated [Evidence IEA]), yielding MLEEGDSSPDGDGIDQASSVVESNDGKMRFFGASSGFCAPFSAREADEQESKVWTAAWRTATQQNASRWQLTSWIPRTLQDGFDQRIFQPLPSKQTAVQLVEEFFATFNQATPLFDESSVKNLLERQFSWNPDDSPSWWVSLNIVLAFSYRERAHASPDASNNWQLCFGHVRNAMNAVVELFMRNTDLLAVQGILGLALFFQGTPNSQALFMLAAAAMRLSHSMGLHRNNTLRLTASQIEQRRRTYWIAFILDADISLRVGRPPIQDLEDYDTPLPAEVPHDRKGIICLEGIEMNFFLLLAQFALVQRRLYRSLYTVAVHRQFRVNIIGEVKACERALQEWKDSIPLPMQPQRAFVVVAPDYFLQHLLRLHFAYHFCYANLHQVCMLRGQTEISTSRGAGEGINSTIVQSLESARSAVELLSYICLLGSTYEWNVLYFPATASVALALHIMVYRNHQHAQADLSAVRETVDFLSDVSSREPGTYVDYILGVCSDLQSAAARALTRGQTGHSQETSVDDSNGRDKRKDISSHVDITASTAGFINDGPASNLANGAFENADFGALDDLAVNWQWSMSPFWNWQDSN
- a CDS encoding uncharacterized protein (COG:I;~EggNog:ENOG410PV78;~InterPro:IPR023606,IPR003673;~PFAM:PF02515;~go_function: GO:0008410 - CoA-transferase activity [Evidence IEA]); translated protein: MRREMHETVPGDEIYGPGTFIDKTPLPVPEDARRVFELLALGTPGFTKDKAAWNTVQFEGRPDPMIPGPIKAPVVAAALHGMAGLVANELLELRDGKPVTENNVKVDTDHAGIWLGSVFTTYINGSDLMALGASKKMDNLFEQDFEHGFGKGISSRATAIYQTKDPRVWYQLHGSLDANTALRTMGINPDVTFDTPQGYYDYIQGHVRQWSPDELEMHNVRHGLCGSICYSPEGWRKTEFGKRLAEHPLVNVSQETYTSPTPPVPLSLPSADRRPLAGVKVLEMVRIIAGPQCGCMLASYGADVIRVNCSRLADLNVLQLTLNAGKRTIDLDIANSSDMSRLFELVSEADIFLQGFRPGTLDRKGLGLKNMLEIAAKRNKGMIYIDENCYGPNGPFHERPGWQQIGDAASGSSYVMGRSQGYKEGKSVLPPLPISDMITGLVGALAGMIALRERAVKGGSYKVTSSLVAADTIALEKEVGLYPPEVVKETNERCGFKEITPDQYVSEVLVNVVLGWKKGLPGYLDEDSSLMTTFEEGPWGRQTLLKPVVRLGVEEATPKWTSPPVPHCYHDRGISWL
- a CDS encoding acyclic terpene utilization AtuA family protein (COG:S;~EggNog:ENOG410PKRE;~InterPro:IPR010839;~PFAM:PF07287); translation: MSQSSTNNTRPVRVANCSGYHGDPAEEMYRQATLGDVDFITGDYLAEVNLANNAQAWRDGTHPGYEETAWEGLQQTIEVIAQKHIRVIINGGALNPKGLAWKTRLLVNEKNLDLRVAYLSGDDLYPLVGPNMPSTKEELQHLDSSNSSAVPSELTYAFLNNPDAKPVPMVSAHAYLGARGIVDGLRRGADIIICGRVADASPVIAAAWFWHNWSETDYDQLAGSLIAGHLIECSAYVTGGNFAGFDSYSLDDLVVPGFPIAEIAADGTCVVTKHSNTQGMVNVDTVRCQFLYELQGNTYLNSDVSAYIGDIVVEDAGKDRVHVSGIRGSPPPSTTKLAVFYHGGYEAQILLNATGYATAKKWDLLEKQIRHFLTENVKNNLETLEFQRIGVPAQNPASQAASTTYLRIFITSRSETSVLSVSKVMRDIALKHFSGML
- a CDS encoding M50 family metallopeptidase (COG:S;~EggNog:ENOG410PJFD;~PFAM:PF13398;~TransMembrane:7 (i25-44o56-77i98-117o123-142i147-167o173-189i221-242o)) codes for the protein MAPLSEPTLANHLLKRDLTVNHTQAVTLGVMAAYVVAIALLWNLPYVRWSLWPFKMLVIAFHEFGHAITACCTGGRVKSISLDPHEGGVTHMQGGMSAVTLPAGYLGSSIIGALLIFAGFDIVASKVASIVLGVCFLLTLWWARRDWLTIVTVLLAVGLLVACWFIAHGEALRWVVLFIGVMSALYSVWDICDDLIIRKVNTSDASVFAERYGGSSRCWGIIWSFISLAFMAVGIIAGIAAFPQSFSEQQSASEKFLPTR
- a CDS encoding uncharacterized protein (COG:S;~EggNog:ENOG410PKRE) — its product is MTRERMRELIGEDWKKGFFIERVEFEGIRAVHFVIYGILGRGVSSSSRLDGFGKGFVDYVRDKVVGVPVGLV